In Gemmata obscuriglobus, a single genomic region encodes these proteins:
- a CDS encoding amidohydrolase: MRLLPVLVALLTPAIALAQKDAAIASAGTHADANWPVALKIWEFAEPGYQEKRSALALAEVAEKAGFKVTKGVAKIPTAFTAEFGSGKPVIGILGEFDALPELSQDAVPFRQPRKDGNGYGHACGHHLFGTASLSASIAIAEQIKAGKLKGTVRFYMCPAEEGGAAKVFMARAGLFDDCDTVLHWHPGARNSAGDASCLARIAVKFRFHGTAAHAAGSPEKGRSALDALVLTMHAVELMREHTPDGTRLHHTVTSGGGAANVVPEFAEGFFYVRHPKADVVQKLYPRLLKCAQGAALATETKLEVVYLGGTMEILPNDTLAQVAKKNLTALNDLKYDDTETKFALRLRETFPDKAPPLDDISHVFDVSGKSSGGSTDVGDVSWAVPVVGFGTACWVPGTPGHSWQAVACGGTTIGKKGMNLAARTLAATAFDLFTDEKLRDAAKAEHTKRLDGRKYAAMLDKDQPPPLDYRDPPKRKGGE, from the coding sequence ATGCGATTGCTTCCCGTTCTTGTTGCTCTGCTCACACCGGCGATCGCGCTGGCCCAAAAGGACGCCGCGATCGCGTCCGCCGGGACGCACGCCGACGCCAACTGGCCGGTGGCGCTGAAGATCTGGGAGTTCGCCGAGCCGGGCTACCAGGAGAAGCGATCCGCCCTCGCGCTTGCCGAAGTGGCCGAAAAAGCGGGCTTCAAGGTGACGAAGGGCGTGGCCAAGATTCCGACCGCGTTCACCGCCGAGTTCGGCAGCGGCAAACCCGTCATCGGCATTCTGGGCGAGTTCGACGCGCTCCCCGAGCTGTCACAAGATGCCGTCCCGTTCCGCCAGCCGCGCAAGGACGGTAACGGGTACGGCCACGCGTGCGGGCACCACCTGTTCGGCACCGCGTCGCTCTCCGCGAGTATCGCCATCGCGGAGCAGATCAAGGCCGGCAAACTGAAGGGCACGGTGCGGTTCTACATGTGCCCGGCCGAAGAGGGGGGGGCGGCGAAGGTGTTCATGGCGCGAGCCGGGCTGTTCGACGACTGCGACACGGTGCTCCACTGGCACCCGGGCGCGCGGAACTCGGCCGGCGACGCCAGTTGCCTCGCGCGCATCGCGGTGAAGTTCCGGTTCCACGGCACCGCCGCACACGCCGCCGGTTCGCCGGAAAAGGGACGATCCGCGCTGGACGCCCTGGTGCTCACGATGCACGCGGTGGAACTGATGCGCGAGCACACGCCCGACGGCACCCGGCTGCACCACACCGTCACGAGCGGGGGCGGGGCCGCCAACGTCGTGCCCGAGTTCGCCGAGGGGTTCTTCTACGTGCGGCACCCGAAGGCCGACGTGGTTCAGAAGCTCTACCCGCGGCTCCTGAAGTGCGCCCAGGGGGCGGCGCTCGCGACCGAAACGAAGCTTGAAGTCGTGTACCTGGGCGGCACGATGGAGATCCTGCCCAACGACACACTCGCGCAGGTCGCGAAGAAGAACCTCACCGCACTCAACGACCTGAAGTACGACGACACGGAAACGAAGTTCGCGCTCCGCTTGCGCGAAACGTTCCCGGACAAGGCGCCGCCGCTGGACGACATTTCGCATGTGTTCGACGTGTCCGGGAAGTCGAGCGGGGGCAGCACCGACGTGGGCGACGTGTCGTGGGCGGTCCCGGTCGTCGGGTTCGGCACCGCGTGCTGGGTGCCGGGCACCCCGGGCCACTCCTGGCAGGCGGTCGCGTGCGGCGGTACGACGATCGGCAAGAAGGGCATGAACCTCGCGGCCCGCACGCTCGCCGCCACCGCGTTCGACCTGTTCACCGACGAGAAGCTACGCGACGCCGCGAAGGCCGAGCACACGAAGCGCCTCGACGGGCGCAAGTACGCGGCGATGCTCGACAAGGACCAGCCGCCGCCGCTCGACTACCGCGACCCGCCGAAGCGCAAGGGCGGAGAGTAA
- a CDS encoding DUF2721 domain-containing protein, producing MTAIDFLGAGEILGAMITPALLISASGTLSLSTANRLGRVVDRIRALTEVAEGLPDGVVTEEVVAKRALIADQIRWHTQRLTLLQSTIVTLYTAIGLLVGASLTVGLSASTKWALGWIPVAFGLSGACALLVAAVRLIRESRLAVRGAQVELSYVAKVVARKTTVPVPIMDKPEGGQGEG from the coding sequence ATGACCGCGATCGATTTTCTGGGCGCCGGCGAGATCCTCGGGGCGATGATCACGCCGGCTCTCCTCATCAGCGCGTCGGGCACGCTGTCGCTGTCGACCGCGAACCGGCTCGGCCGCGTGGTGGACCGCATCCGCGCGCTGACCGAGGTGGCCGAGGGGCTGCCGGACGGGGTGGTCACCGAGGAGGTGGTCGCGAAGCGGGCACTGATCGCGGACCAGATCCGGTGGCACACGCAGCGGCTGACCCTGCTCCAGAGCACCATCGTGACGCTGTACACGGCCATCGGGCTGCTGGTGGGCGCGAGCCTGACGGTCGGGCTGTCGGCCTCGACGAAGTGGGCGCTGGGGTGGATCCCGGTGGCGTTCGGGCTGTCGGGCGCGTGCGCGCTGCTGGTGGCCGCGGTGCGGCTCATCCGGGAGTCGCGGCTCGCGGTCCGCGGCGCCCAGGTGGAACTCAGTTACGTGGCCAAGGTGGTGGCGCGGAAGACCACCGTGCCGGTTCCGATCATGGACAAGCCCGAAGGCGGCCAGGGCGAGGGCTAG